In Lepus europaeus isolate LE1 chromosome 22, mLepTim1.pri, whole genome shotgun sequence, the following are encoded in one genomic region:
- the GSTZ1 gene encoding maleylacetoacetate isomerase isoform X3 — MMQVPALKIDGLTLGQSLAIIEYLEETRPTPRLLPQDPKKRASVRMISDLIAGGIQPLQNLSVLKQVGEQNQLPWAQKVISSGFKALEQILQSTAGKYCVGDEVSMADLCLVPQVANAERYKVDLSPYPTINRINKTLLALEAFQVTHPCRQPDTPAELRA; from the exons ATGATGCAAGTGCCGGCCCTGAAGATTGATGGACTCACCCTAGGCCAGTCT CTGGCCATCATCGAGTACCTGGAGGAGACCCGGCCCACCCCGCGACTCCTGCCTCAGGACCCAAAGAAGAGGGCCAGCGTGCGCATGATCTCGGACCTCATCGCGGGCGGCATCCAGCCCCTGCAG AACCTGTCTGTCCTGAAGCAAGTGGGAGAGCAGAAccagctgccctgggcccagAAGGTCATCAGTTCTGGCTTTAAGG CCCTGGAGCAGATCCTGCAGAGCACTGCGGGGAAGTACTGTGTGGGAGACGAG GTGTCCATGGCTGATCTGTGCTTAGTGCCTCAGGTGGCTAATGCGGAAAG GTACAAGGTGGATCTTAGCCCGTACCCTACCATCAACCGCATCAACAAGACGCTGCTGGCCTTGGAGGCCTTCCAAGTGACTCACCCCTGCCGGCAACCCGATACACCTGCTGAGCTGAGGGCCTAG
- the GSTZ1 gene encoding maleylacetoacetate isomerase isoform X1, with protein sequence MTESSKPILYSYFRSSCSWRVRIALVLKGIDYETVPINLIKDGGQQFSEEFRALNPMMQVPALKIDGLTLGQSLAIIEYLEETRPTPRLLPQDPKKRASVRMISDLIAGGIQPLQNLSVLKQVGEQNQLPWAQKVISSGFKALEQILQSTAGKYCVGDEVSMADLCLVPQVANAERYKVDLSPYPTINRINKTLLALEAFQVTHPCRQPDTPAELRA encoded by the exons ATGACGGAGTCTAGCAAG CCCATCCTCTATTCCTATTTCCGAAGCTCCTGCTCATGGAGAGTTCGAATCG CTCTGGTCTTGAAAGGCATCGACTATGAGACGGTGCCCATCAACCTCATAAAGGACGGGGGGCAGCAG TTCTCGGAGGAATTCCGGGCACTGAATCCCATGATGCAAGTGCCGGCCCTGAAGATTGATGGACTCACCCTAGGCCAGTCT CTGGCCATCATCGAGTACCTGGAGGAGACCCGGCCCACCCCGCGACTCCTGCCTCAGGACCCAAAGAAGAGGGCCAGCGTGCGCATGATCTCGGACCTCATCGCGGGCGGCATCCAGCCCCTGCAG AACCTGTCTGTCCTGAAGCAAGTGGGAGAGCAGAAccagctgccctgggcccagAAGGTCATCAGTTCTGGCTTTAAGG CCCTGGAGCAGATCCTGCAGAGCACTGCGGGGAAGTACTGTGTGGGAGACGAG GTGTCCATGGCTGATCTGTGCTTAGTGCCTCAGGTGGCTAATGCGGAAAG GTACAAGGTGGATCTTAGCCCGTACCCTACCATCAACCGCATCAACAAGACGCTGCTGGCCTTGGAGGCCTTCCAAGTGACTCACCCCTGCCGGCAACCCGATACACCTGCTGAGCTGAGGGCCTAG
- the GSTZ1 gene encoding maleylacetoacetate isomerase isoform X2 — protein MRAAKPILYSYFRSSCSWRVRIALVLKGIDYETVPINLIKDGGQQFSEEFRALNPMMQVPALKIDGLTLGQSLAIIEYLEETRPTPRLLPQDPKKRASVRMISDLIAGGIQPLQNLSVLKQVGEQNQLPWAQKVISSGFKALEQILQSTAGKYCVGDEVSMADLCLVPQVANAERYKVDLSPYPTINRINKTLLALEAFQVTHPCRQPDTPAELRA, from the exons ATGCGAGCGGCCAAG CCCATCCTCTATTCCTATTTCCGAAGCTCCTGCTCATGGAGAGTTCGAATCG CTCTGGTCTTGAAAGGCATCGACTATGAGACGGTGCCCATCAACCTCATAAAGGACGGGGGGCAGCAG TTCTCGGAGGAATTCCGGGCACTGAATCCCATGATGCAAGTGCCGGCCCTGAAGATTGATGGACTCACCCTAGGCCAGTCT CTGGCCATCATCGAGTACCTGGAGGAGACCCGGCCCACCCCGCGACTCCTGCCTCAGGACCCAAAGAAGAGGGCCAGCGTGCGCATGATCTCGGACCTCATCGCGGGCGGCATCCAGCCCCTGCAG AACCTGTCTGTCCTGAAGCAAGTGGGAGAGCAGAAccagctgccctgggcccagAAGGTCATCAGTTCTGGCTTTAAGG CCCTGGAGCAGATCCTGCAGAGCACTGCGGGGAAGTACTGTGTGGGAGACGAG GTGTCCATGGCTGATCTGTGCTTAGTGCCTCAGGTGGCTAATGCGGAAAG GTACAAGGTGGATCTTAGCCCGTACCCTACCATCAACCGCATCAACAAGACGCTGCTGGCCTTGGAGGCCTTCCAAGTGACTCACCCCTGCCGGCAACCCGATACACCTGCTGAGCTGAGGGCCTAG